A genomic region of Raphanus sativus cultivar WK10039 chromosome 6, ASM80110v3, whole genome shotgun sequence contains the following coding sequences:
- the LOC108806704 gene encoding probable inactive poly [ADP-ribose] polymerase SRO2: MAAQVEIEDQASITELDNGEILDPLSSSSSDSTILLGEGNQEHHVITKCFLSGFNATLANPTTTIVAIRKKSTNTITTRAKSLAFRIFTEAMARKNGGDPNVKYAWYAGCSREQLERVISYGFSSREIDDDDDSSHGIGIHLVPSNFSLFAAEGTEEDEEGLRHLLLCRLILGKPEEIIPGSKQSYPSSVEFDSGVDDVQNPRKYIVWSSTMNSYIMPTYILTFRSPRLTVVSRGGSPATPSSPRVSFAALVSTLSKSMDTLRMNLIMSTYDDFRKRKIQRDQLVRKVREVAGDNLLAQIIKNHGDKNRVRV; encoded by the exons ATGGCGGCGCAGGTAGAGATCGAGGACCAAGCATCCATCACCGAACTCGATAACGGCGAAATTCTCGATcccctctcctcctcctcctccgactCAACGATTCTTCTCGGCGAAGGAAACCAAGAACACCACGTCATCACGAAATGTTTCCTCTCCGGCTTCAACGCCACTCTCGCTAACCCAACCACCACGATCGTCGCTATACGTAAGAAATCAACGAACACGATCACCACGAGAGCCAAGTCTCTAGCCTTCCGCATCTTCACAGAAGCCATGGCGAGGAAGAACGGCGGAGATCCCAACGTGAAATACGCCTGGTACGCTGGCTGCTCTCGAGAACAGCTCGAACGCGTCATCTCCTACGGATTCAGCAGCCGCGAgatcgatgatgatgatgattcgtCTCATGGAATCGGAATCCATCTCGTTCCTTCTAACTTCTCCCTCTTCGC AGCGGAAGGTACGGAGGAAGACGAAGAAGGTTTAAGGCATCTTCTCTTGTGCCGTTTGATTCTTGGGAAGCCTGAGGAGATCATCCCCGGGTCCAAACAGTCTTACCCTAGCTCTGTTGAATTCGATTCCGGTGTGGATGACGTTCAGAATCCTAGAAAGTATATCGTATGGAGCTCTACCATGAACTCCTACATCATGCCTACTTATATCCTCACTTTCAGGTCTCCTCGTCTCACag TTGTAAGCAGAGGTGGTTCTCCGGCTACACCAAGCTCTCCGCGGGTTAGTTTTGCTGCTCTGGTGTCGACGCTGTCCAAGTCGATGGATACTTTGAGAATGAACTTGATCATGAGCACTTACGATGATTTTAGG AAACGGAAGATTCAGAGAGATCAATTGGTTAGGAAGGTGAGAGAAGTGGCTGGAGACAACCTTTTGGCTCAGATTATCAAGAACCACGGAGACAAAAACAGGGTCAGGGTTTAA
- the LOC108806382 gene encoding uncharacterized protein LOC108806382 isoform X4 yields MGVFPGFGGWINQNIQQPLKTTSKRSKNGKSSSVSEEDRYIQGPWYWDPDLTPKEKAESLELDHVKSMPLFTTDPRYYDLDELVRQDSLWNSEYKKHPWNGAPAKVKTKKGLCHLNIDFTLGSPPQAVFEMFTNPRNLGVFHSMGKYKNHWRTRLDTIATKVLKKDGPRQITEVEKVLRWKILGYNGTIPIHLIIDENHQKVTATYKKVKVKHMKVFEGSWKMDPLYVDQERLCKSRSRISEEEYKKCSGGKGRIGSKVTMEHIFEPSSLLNVPPVSWFIRGIAVKVTKTLIQDLREHVIMINKMEVLDPAGGK; encoded by the exons ATGGGTGTATTCCCTGGATTTGGTGGCTGGATCAATCAGAATATTCAACAGCCCCTTAAG ACGACGTCCAAGAGATCTAAGAATGGTAAATCTAGTTCAGTTTCAGAAGAAGATAGGTATATTCAGGGACCATGGTATTGGGATCCTGATTTAACCCCTAAAGAAAAG gcCGAATCCTTGGAATTAGACCATGTTAAATCTATGCCACTGTTTACCACCGATCCTAGGTACTATGACTTGGATGAACTGGTGAGGCAAGACAGTCTTTGGAATTCTGAATATAAAAAACATCCATGGAACGGTGCACCTGCTAAG gtgaAAACAAAAAAGGGTCTTTGCCATTTAAACATAGATTTCACATTGGGATCTCCTCCTCAAGCTGTCTTCGAGATGTTCACTAATCCTAGAAATCTGGGAGTCTTCCATTCAATGGGGAAGTACAAGAACCATTGGCGCACACGTTTG GACACAATAGCAACAAAGGTTTTAAAGAAGGATGGACCAAGGCAGATCACGGAAGTGGAAAAGGTTTTGAGATGGAAGATACTTGGGTATAATGGGACTATCCCAATACATTTAATCATCGATGAAAACCATCAAAAAGTTACC GCAACATATAAGAAAGTGAAAGTGAAGCACATGAAAGTGTTTGAGGGTAGCTGGAAAATGGATCCACTGTACGTAGATCAGGAACGGTTGTGCAAGTCTAGGTCGCGGATTAGTGAAGAAGAGTACAAAAAATGTAGCGGCGGTAAAGGAAGGATTGGCTCAAAGGTGACAATGGAGCATATATTTGAGCCATCTTCTCTTCTTAATGTGCCACCGGTTTCTTGGTTTATCCGTGGTATCGCCGTCAAAGTCACCAAGACTTTGATCCAAGATCTTAGAGAACATGTAATCATGATAAACAAAATGGAGGTCTTGGACCCAGCTGGCggtaaataa
- the LOC108806706 gene encoding uncharacterized protein LOC108806706 has protein sequence MHPLYQRSLNHNMHKFISILTIVCGTNFFYREMGRFPGLGVWMNQNTQQPLKAGSERSEDDNSKSVSPKENNNWELYHDSEEEDKQIKLWNVAERKHPWYDPPPRVKVTTKSGICHMNIEFTLGVTPLAAFEHLSKPISLSIDMSARKLLKNQSRKVLKKDGPRQILETENTVAFDFLWWSGAFPIKLIVDENIKDLTAKYKKEKMMFMKVFEGSYKVEPIFVDSERLCKHRLPKTQEEYKKCSGGQGKLASKVIMDQYFQPSPPFNLPPFSWYIHGITIRTTKTLLQMIQLSTATLRELS, from the exons ATGCATCCACTATATCAAAGATCTCTAAACCATAATATGCACAAATTTATTTCTATTCTTACGATCGTTTGTGGTACTAACTTTTTTTATAGAGAAATGGGTAGATTTCCTGGACTTGGTGTTTGGATGAATCAGAACACTCAACAGCCTCTTAAG GCCGGGTCCGAGAGATCTGAGGATGATAACTCTAAGTCCGTGTCACCGAAAGAGAATAATAATTGGGAACTATATCACGATTCAGAGGAGGAAGATAAGCAAATAAAACTATGGAACGTTGCAGAGAGGAAGCATCCATGGTATGATCCTCCTCCTAGGGTGAAG GTGACAACGAAAAGTGGAATTTGTCATATGAATATAGAATTCACATTGGGAGTGACCCCTTTAGCAGCCTTCGAACATTTGAGTAAACCAATTTCCTTGTCAATAGACATGTCCGCCCGCAAACTTCTG aaaaatcaatCAAGAAAGGTTTTAAAGAAGGATGGTCCAAGACAGATTTTAGAGACAGAGAACACTGTGGCCTTCGACTTCCTGTGGTGGTCTGGAGCTTTCCCCATAAAGCTTATTGTCGATGAAAACATTAAAGATCTTACG GCAAAatataaaaaggagaaaatgaTGTTCATGAAAGTGTTTGAGGGTAGCTATAAAGTAGAACCAATATTCGTAGATTCAGAACGCTTGTGCAAGCATAGGTTGCCGAAAACCCAAGAAGAATACAAAAAATGTAGTGGTGGACAAGGAAAACTTGCATCGAAAGTGATAATGGACCAATACTTTCAACCCTCTCCTCCGTTTAATCTGCCACCGTTTTCCTGGTACATTCATGGGATCACCATCAGGACCACAAAAACTCTGCTCCAGATGATTCAACTTTCGACTGCGACCTTACGAGAGTTGTCTTGA
- the LOC108806382 gene encoding uncharacterized protein LOC108806382 isoform X1: MGIFPGFGGWINQNIQQPLKTSKRSKNGKSSSVSEEDRYIQGPWYWDPDISPKEKAESMEIDHVKSMPLSATDPRYYDLDELVRQNRLWNSEKKHPWNGAPAKVKVKTKKGLCHLNIDFTLGSPPQSVSEMFTNPRNLMYFHSMGKYKYNWRTRLDTRATKVLKKDGPRQITEVEKVLRWKILGYNGTIPIHLIIDENHQKVTATYKKVKVKHMKVFEGSWKIQPLYVDQERLCKSRSRISEEQYKKCSGGKGRIGSKVTMEHIFEPSSLLNVPPVSWFIRGIAVKVTKALLQDLREYVITYNKTETVDPLVYAKIKESIQKEKETELKELED, from the exons ATGGGTATATTCCCTGGATTTGGTGGCTGGATCAATCAGAATATTCAACAGCCCCTTAAG ACGTCCAAGAGATCAAAGAATGGTAAATCTAGTTCAGTTTCAGAAGAAGATAGGTATATTCAGGGACCATGGTATTGGGATCCTGATATAAGCCCTAAAGAAAAG GCTGAATCCATGGAAATAGACCATGTTAAATCTATGCCACTGTCTGCTACTGATCCTAGGTACTATGACTTGGATGAACTGGTGAGGCAAAACAGACTTTGGAATTCTGAAAAAAAACATCCATGGAACGGTGCACCTGCTAAGGTGAAG gtgaaaacaaaaaaagggcTTTGCCATTTAAACATAGATTTCACATTGGGATCTCCTCCTCAATCAGTCTCCGAGATGTTCACCAATCCAAGAAACCTGATGTACTTCCATTCAATGGGCAAGTACAAGTACAACTGGCGCACACGTCTG GACACAAGAGCAACAAAGGTTTTAAAGAAGGATGGACCAAGGCAGATCACGGAAGTGGAAAAAGTTTTGAGATGGAAGATACTTGGGTATAATGGGACTATCCCAATACATTTAATCATCGATGAAAACCATCAAAAAGTTACC GCAACATATAAGAAAGTGAAAGTGAAGCATATGAAAGTGTTTGAGGGTAGCTGGAAAATACAGCCACTGTACGTAGATCAGGAACGGTTGTGCAAGTCTAGGTCGCGGATTAGTGAAGAACAGTACAAAAAATGTAGTGGCGGTAAAGGAAGAATTGGCTCAAAGGTGACAATGGAGCATATATTTGAGCCATCTTCTCTTCTTAATGTGCCACCGGTTTCTTGGTTCATCCGTGGTATCGCCGTCAAAGTCACCAAAGCTTTGCTCCAAGATCTTAGAGAATATGTAATCACGTATAATAAAACAGAGACCGTAGACCCGCTGGTGTATGctaaaataaaagaatcaatccaaaaagaaaaagaaactgaacTAAAAGAATTGGAGGATTAA
- the LOC108806382 gene encoding uncharacterized protein LOC108806382 isoform X2 yields MGVFPGFGGWINQNIQQPLKTSKRSKNGKSSSVSEEDRYIQGPWYWDPDISPKEKAESMEIDHVKSMPLSATDPRYYDLDELVRQNRLWNSEKKHPWNGAPAKVKVKTKKGLCHLNIDFTLGSPPQSVSEMFTNPRNLMYFHSMGKYKYNWRTRLDTRATKVLKKDGPRQITEVEKVLRWKILGYNGTIPIHLIIDENHQKVTATYKKVKVKHMKVFEGSWKIQPLYVDQERLCKSRSRISEEQYKKCSGGKGRIGSKVTMEHIFEPSSLLNVPPVSWFIRGIAVKVTKALLQDLREYVITYNKTETVDPLVYAKIKESIQKEKETELKELED; encoded by the exons ATGGGTGTATTCCCTGGATTTGGTGGCTGGATCAATCAGAATATTCAACAGCCCCTTAAG ACGTCCAAGAGATCAAAGAATGGTAAATCTAGTTCAGTTTCAGAAGAAGATAGGTATATTCAGGGACCATGGTATTGGGATCCTGATATAAGCCCTAAAGAAAAG GCTGAATCCATGGAAATAGACCATGTTAAATCTATGCCACTGTCTGCTACTGATCCTAGGTACTATGACTTGGATGAACTGGTGAGGCAAAACAGACTTTGGAATTCTGAAAAAAAACATCCATGGAACGGTGCACCTGCTAAGGTGAAG gtgaaaacaaaaaaagggcTTTGCCATTTAAACATAGATTTCACATTGGGATCTCCTCCTCAATCAGTCTCCGAGATGTTCACCAATCCAAGAAACCTGATGTACTTCCATTCAATGGGCAAGTACAAGTACAACTGGCGCACACGTCTG GACACAAGAGCAACAAAGGTTTTAAAGAAGGATGGACCAAGGCAGATCACGGAAGTGGAAAAAGTTTTGAGATGGAAGATACTTGGGTATAATGGGACTATCCCAATACATTTAATCATCGATGAAAACCATCAAAAAGTTACC GCAACATATAAGAAAGTGAAAGTGAAGCATATGAAAGTGTTTGAGGGTAGCTGGAAAATACAGCCACTGTACGTAGATCAGGAACGGTTGTGCAAGTCTAGGTCGCGGATTAGTGAAGAACAGTACAAAAAATGTAGTGGCGGTAAAGGAAGAATTGGCTCAAAGGTGACAATGGAGCATATATTTGAGCCATCTTCTCTTCTTAATGTGCCACCGGTTTCTTGGTTCATCCGTGGTATCGCCGTCAAAGTCACCAAAGCTTTGCTCCAAGATCTTAGAGAATATGTAATCACGTATAATAAAACAGAGACCGTAGACCCGCTGGTGTATGctaaaataaaagaatcaatccaaaaagaaaaagaaactgaacTAAAAGAATTGGAGGATTAA
- the LOC108806707 gene encoding uncharacterized protein LOC108806707, which translates to MGDQGVQQMQQQPVVVYPNAYTKQFPYPSSSSASSSSSSSSSGSRGSFGTVFIVLAVILVLSVLACVFGRLCNRESRAAKQPKHEKGSSKKSREIRPVDREPRERGDLEFGLDMKRPEHVEKPSGIDHGEDIEFGFDNKREERGGGGLPPPPVIKHGVRFKLSEENEDHHAGGEIRRGGPNIELRPRH; encoded by the coding sequence ATGGGAGACCAAGGGGTACAACAAATGCAACAGCAGCCTGTTGTTGTGTATCCTAACGCATACACCAAGCAGTTTCCAtatccatcttcttcttctgcatcatcatcatcttcttcttcctcctctggCTCACGCGGTTCCTTTGGGACGGTCTTCATAGTCCTAGCCGTGATCCTTGTCTTGTCGGTTCTGGCTTGTGTCTTCGGGAGGCTATGCAACCGTGAAAGCCGCGCTGCTAAGCAGCCAAAGCATGAGAAAGGGTCTTCTAAGAAGAGCCGTGAGATTCGGCCTGTGGATCGTGAGCCGAGGGAGAGAGGTGATTTGGAGTTTGGGTTGGATATGAAACGGCCTGAGCATGTTGAGAAACCCTCTGGAATAGATCACGGCGAGGATATAGAATTTGGATTTGATAacaagagagaagaaagagGCGGAGGAGgacttcctcctcctccggttATCAAACATGGAGTGAGATTTAAGTTATCTGAGGAAAACGAAGACCATCATGCTGGAGGCGAAATAAGACGTGGAGGTCCTAACATTGAGCTCCGACCAAGACACTAA
- the LOC108806383 gene encoding uncharacterized protein LOC108806383, protein MGIFPGFGGWINQNIQQSLKASTKRSEKGKSSSVSEEERYLQGPWYWNPALSPKEKAESMELDHVKSMPMFASDPKYYDSDERVRQAGLWMSENKKHPWHDEPAKVKVKTKNGICHLNIYFTLGRPPQSVYEMFTDPRNVGFFHSMGKYKNHWRTRLDTIATKVLKKDGPRQITEVEKVLRWKILGYNGTIPIHLIIDENHQKVSATYKKVKVKHMKVFEGSWKMEPLYVDQERLCKSRSHISEDEYKKCSGGKGRIGSKVTMEHIFQPSSLLNVPPISWFIRGIAVKVTKTLIQDLREHVIMMNKIEVLDPAGGK, encoded by the exons ATGGGTATATTCCCTGGATTTGGTGGCTGGATCAATCAGAATATTCAACAATCCCTCAAG GCGTCCACCAAGAGATCTGAGAAGGGTAAATCTAGTTCAGTTTCAGAAGAAGAGAGGTATCTTCAGGGACCATGGTATTGGAATCCTGCTTTAAGCCCTAAAGAGAAG gccGAATCCATGGAACTAGACCATGTTAAATCTATGCCAATGTTTGCTTCCGATCCTAAGTACTATGACTCGGATGAACGGGTGAGGCAAGCAGGACTTTGGAtgtctgaaaataaaaaacatcCATGGCACGATGAACCTGCTAAGGTGAAG GTGAAAACAAAAAATGGCATTTGccatttaaacatatatttcaCATTGGGACGGCCTCCTCAATCAGTCTATGAGATGTTCACTGATCCAAGAAACGTGGGATTTTTCCATTCAATGGGCAAGTACAAGAACCATTGGCGCACACGTTTG GACACAATAGCAACAAAGGTTTTAAAGAAGGATGGACCAAGGCAGATCACGGAAGTGGAAAAGGTTTTGAGATGGAAGATACTTGGGTATAATGGGACTATCCCAATACATTTAATCATCGATGAAAACCATCAAAAAGTTTCC GCAACATATAAGAAAGTGAAAGTGAAGCACATGAAAGTGTTTGAGGGTAGCTGGAAAATGGAGCCACTGTACGTAGATCAGGAACGGTTGTGCAAGTCTAGGTCGCATATTAGTGAAGATGAGTACAAGAAATGTAGCGGCGGTAAAGGAAGGATTGGGTCAAAGGTGACAATGGAGCATATATTTCAACCCTCTTCTCTTCTTAATGTGCCACCGATTTCTTGGTTCATCCGTGGTATCGCTGTCAAAGTCACCAAGACTTTGATTCAAGATCTTAGAGAACATGTAATCATGATGAACAAAATTGAGGTCTTGGATCCAGCTGGCggtaaataa
- the LOC108806382 gene encoding uncharacterized protein LOC108806382 isoform X3, with protein MGVFPGFGGWINQNIQQPLKTTSKRSKNGKSSSVSEEDRYIQGPWYWDPDLTPKEKAESLELDHVKSMPLFTTDPRYYDLDELVRQDSLWNSEYKKHPWNGAPAKVKVKTKKGLCHLNIDFTLGSPPQAVFEMFTNPRNLGVFHSMGKYKNHWRTRLDTIATKVLKKDGPRQITEVEKVLRWKILGYNGTIPIHLIIDENHQKVTATYKKVKVKHMKVFEGSWKMDPLYVDQERLCKSRSRISEEEYKKCSGGKGRIGSKVTMEHIFEPSSLLNVPPVSWFIRGIAVKVTKTLIQDLREHVIMINKMEVLDPAGGK; from the exons ATGGGTGTATTCCCTGGATTTGGTGGCTGGATCAATCAGAATATTCAACAGCCCCTTAAG ACGACGTCCAAGAGATCTAAGAATGGTAAATCTAGTTCAGTTTCAGAAGAAGATAGGTATATTCAGGGACCATGGTATTGGGATCCTGATTTAACCCCTAAAGAAAAG gcCGAATCCTTGGAATTAGACCATGTTAAATCTATGCCACTGTTTACCACCGATCCTAGGTACTATGACTTGGATGAACTGGTGAGGCAAGACAGTCTTTGGAATTCTGAATATAAAAAACATCCATGGAACGGTGCACCTGCTAAGGTGAAG gtgaAAACAAAAAAGGGTCTTTGCCATTTAAACATAGATTTCACATTGGGATCTCCTCCTCAAGCTGTCTTCGAGATGTTCACTAATCCTAGAAATCTGGGAGTCTTCCATTCAATGGGGAAGTACAAGAACCATTGGCGCACACGTTTG GACACAATAGCAACAAAGGTTTTAAAGAAGGATGGACCAAGGCAGATCACGGAAGTGGAAAAGGTTTTGAGATGGAAGATACTTGGGTATAATGGGACTATCCCAATACATTTAATCATCGATGAAAACCATCAAAAAGTTACC GCAACATATAAGAAAGTGAAAGTGAAGCACATGAAAGTGTTTGAGGGTAGCTGGAAAATGGATCCACTGTACGTAGATCAGGAACGGTTGTGCAAGTCTAGGTCGCGGATTAGTGAAGAAGAGTACAAAAAATGTAGCGGCGGTAAAGGAAGGATTGGCTCAAAGGTGACAATGGAGCATATATTTGAGCCATCTTCTCTTCTTAATGTGCCACCGGTTTCTTGGTTTATCCGTGGTATCGCCGTCAAAGTCACCAAGACTTTGATCCAAGATCTTAGAGAACATGTAATCATGATAAACAAAATGGAGGTCTTGGACCCAGCTGGCggtaaataa